A genome region from Methylobacterium sp. FF17 includes the following:
- a CDS encoding DUF4164 domain-containing protein: MSEKIDDALRRLETVLSRLEGAVIQRFEAERDPSDLETELALMGEDRARLAAELDAASARLVAVEATSEDVGHRLGRAITAVEGILASPRSTQ; this comes from the coding sequence GTGAGTGAGAAGATCGACGACGCCCTGCGGCGTCTCGAGACCGTGCTGAGTCGGCTCGAAGGCGCGGTGATCCAGCGTTTCGAGGCCGAGCGTGATCCGAGCGACCTTGAGACCGAACTCGCGCTCATGGGTGAGGACCGCGCCCGCCTCGCAGCGGAACTCGACGCGGCCAGCGCACGTCTCGTGGCGGTGGAGGCCACTTCCGAGGATGTCGGCCATCGACTGGGCCGCGCGATCACGGCCGTGGAAGGCATCCTGGCTTCGCCGCGCAGCACCCAGTAA
- the gap gene encoding type I glyceraldehyde-3-phosphate dehydrogenase yields the protein MSVKVAINGFGRIGRNVLRAIHEAGRKDIEVVAINDLGPVETNAHLLRFDSIHGRFNAKVEVDGEFIVVDGQRIKVTAVRNPAELPHRELGVDIALECTGIFTSKDKAKAHLDAGAKRVIVSAPADGADLTVVYGVNHDKLTADHLVISNASCTTNCLVPVAKVLNDLVGIERGFMTTIHSYTNDQPSLDQMHKDLYRARAAALSMIPTSTGAAKAVGLVLPELKGKLDGTSIRVPTPNVSAVDLVFTAKRQTTVEEINNAIRAAADGPLKGVLAYTDQPNVSIDFNHDPHSSTFHLDQTKVMDGTFVRILSWYDNEWGFSNRMADTAVAMGKLL from the coding sequence GTGTCGGTGAAGGTTGCCATCAACGGGTTCGGACGCATCGGCCGCAACGTCCTGCGCGCCATCCATGAGGCCGGCCGCAAGGATATCGAGGTGGTGGCGATCAACGATCTCGGTCCGGTCGAGACCAACGCCCACCTCCTGCGGTTCGATTCGATCCACGGTCGGTTCAACGCGAAGGTCGAAGTCGACGGCGAGTTCATCGTGGTCGACGGTCAGCGCATCAAGGTCACGGCTGTGCGCAACCCGGCCGAGCTGCCGCACCGCGAACTCGGCGTCGATATCGCCCTGGAGTGCACCGGCATCTTCACTTCGAAGGACAAGGCCAAGGCGCACCTCGATGCTGGCGCCAAGCGCGTGATCGTGTCCGCGCCTGCCGACGGCGCCGACCTCACGGTGGTCTACGGCGTCAACCACGACAAGCTGACGGCCGACCACCTCGTGATCTCGAACGCTTCCTGCACCACCAACTGCCTCGTGCCGGTGGCCAAGGTGCTCAATGATCTCGTCGGGATCGAGCGCGGCTTCATGACCACGATCCACTCCTACACCAACGACCAGCCCTCGCTGGATCAGATGCACAAGGACCTTTACCGGGCCCGAGCCGCCGCTCTTTCGATGATCCCGACCTCCACGGGCGCCGCCAAGGCCGTCGGCCTCGTCCTGCCGGAGCTGAAGGGCAAGCTCGACGGGACCTCGATCCGCGTGCCGACTCCGAACGTCTCGGCCGTCGACCTCGTGTTCACCGCCAAGCGCCAGACCACGGTCGAAGAGATCAACAACGCGATCCGTGCGGCCGCCGACGGCCCGCTGAAGGGCGTGCTGGCCTATACCGACCAGCCCAACGTCTCCATCGACTTCAACCACGATCCCCACTCGTCGACCTTCCACCTCGACCAGACCAAGGTCATGGACGGCACTTTCGTGCGTATCCTGTCTTGGTACGACAACGAGTGGGGCTTCTCGAACCGCATGGCCGACACGGCCGTGGCGATGGGCAAGCTGCTCTGA